In the genome of Fusobacterium necrogenes, one region contains:
- the hutX gene encoding heme utilization cystosolic carrier protein HutX: MRKEIEKLIAENEKISLEKIAKELGISLIEVLREAPTARKYPLEKREELFEILRGWEKVFLLVVTPNFVLEIKDKFPKGFYAHGYLNFHDPESSIGGHLSVDKIKEIFLVEDNMFGRKSCSIRFYGEDEKEIFAIYVPRDDKKELIKEYLDCFYSLI, from the coding sequence ATGAGAAAAGAAATTGAAAAATTAATAGCTGAAAATGAAAAAATATCTTTAGAAAAAATAGCTAAAGAGTTAGGAATATCTCTAATAGAGGTATTAAGAGAAGCTCCAACAGCAAGAAAATATCCTCTTGAGAAAAGAGAAGAACTTTTTGAAATATTAAGAGGATGGGAAAAAGTTTTTCTATTAGTAGTAACTCCTAACTTTGTTTTGGAAATAAAAGATAAGTTTCCAAAGGGATTTTATGCCCATGGGTATTTAAATTTCCATGATCCAGAATCTTCAATAGGAGGACATTTAAGTGTTGATAAAATAAAAGAGATTTTCTTAGTAGAGGATAATATGTTTGGAAGAAAAAGTTGTTCAATAAGATTCTATGGGGAAGATGAGAAGGAAATATTTGCTATATATGTCCCAAGAGATGATAAGAAAGAATTAATTAAAGAGTATTTAGATTGTTTTTACTCTTTGATATAA
- a CDS encoding replication-associated recombination protein A encodes MTNNIFGNNYEVVKPLAMKLRPQNLDDFIGQEKLLGKGGILRKLIERQNISNSIFYGPPGCGKSSLGEIISKSINSNFETLNATTASLNDLREVVERAKKSIEFYGKKTILFLDEIHRFNKMQQDALLSYCENGTITLIGATTENPYYSLNNALLSRVMIFEFKALERKDIEKIVRRGIEKLELKDVSDEIIECILDISQGDSRIALNYLELYKNSCTNLKLEEVLEIFRTRQVSYHKAEDKYNLISAMIKSMRGSDPDSALYWLGRLLAGGEDPRYIARRLVVHASEDIGMANPEAMLVANSAMMASERIGMPEIRIILAQAVIYIAISTKSNSCYMGIAKALEDIENGDMEAVPQNICHNPKGYLYPHDYQGNFVKQKYSNKKRKYYIPGDNKNEKLIKEKLEKLWGK; translated from the coding sequence ATGACAAATAATATATTTGGAAATAATTATGAAGTGGTAAAGCCTCTAGCTATGAAGTTGCGTCCACAAAATTTAGATGATTTTATAGGACAGGAAAAACTTTTAGGGAAGGGAGGAATACTTAGAAAACTTATAGAAAGACAAAATATCTCTAATTCAATTTTTTATGGACCACCTGGTTGTGGGAAAAGTTCTCTAGGAGAGATAATTTCTAAAAGTATCAATAGTAATTTTGAAACTTTAAATGCCACTACAGCTTCTTTAAATGATTTGAGAGAAGTAGTAGAGAGGGCTAAAAAGAGTATAGAGTTTTATGGTAAGAAGACAATACTTTTTTTAGATGAGATACATAGGTTTAATAAGATGCAACAAGATGCCCTTCTTTCTTATTGTGAAAACGGAACTATTACTCTTATAGGAGCTACTACTGAAAACCCTTATTATTCTCTTAATAATGCCTTACTTTCAAGAGTTATGATTTTTGAATTTAAAGCTTTAGAGAGAAAGGATATTGAGAAAATAGTTAGAAGAGGAATAGAAAAATTAGAGTTAAAAGATGTATCAGATGAAATAATAGAGTGTATTTTAGATATATCTCAAGGTGATAGTAGAATAGCTTTAAATTATCTTGAGCTCTATAAAAATAGTTGTACAAATTTGAAACTAGAAGAGGTATTAGAAATTTTTAGAACAAGACAAGTTTCATATCATAAAGCTGAAGATAAATACAATTTAATTTCAGCTATGATAAAAAGTATGAGGGGAAGTGACCCAGACTCAGCTCTTTATTGGCTAGGGAGATTACTTGCTGGTGGAGAGGACCCAAGATATATAGCTAGACGTCTTGTGGTACATGCTAGCGAAGATATAGGAATGGCTAATCCAGAAGCTATGCTTGTAGCAAATAGTGCTATGATGGCAAGTGAAAGAATAGGTATGCCAGAAATTAGAATAATTTTAGCTCAAGCTGTAATCTATATAGCTATTTCTACTAAGAGTAATTCTTGTTATATGGGAATAGCTAAAGCTTTAGAGGATATTGAAAATGGAGATATGGAAGCTGTTCCACAAAATATTTGTCATAATCCAAAAGGATATTTATATCCACATGATTATCAAGGAAATTTTGTAAAACAAAAATATAGTAATAAAAAAAGGAAATATTATATTCCTGGAGATAATAAAAATGAAAAACTCATAAAAGAAAAGTTAGAAAAATTATGGGGAAAATAG
- the tgt gene encoding tRNA guanosine(34) transglycosylase Tgt, which yields MTKKLPVTYELQKKSGKARAGKITTPHGEIETPVFMPVGTQATVKAMTPEELEAIGSQIILGNTYHLYLRPSDELVAKFGGLHKFMNWKKPILTDSGGFQVFSLGALRKITEEGVRFSSHLDGSKHFLTPEKSINIQNNLGSDIVMLFDECPPGLSSREYMIPSIERTTRWAKRCIEAHKRPDEQGLFAIVQGGIYEDLRDKSLRELSEMDEHFSGYAIGGLAVGEPREDMYRILDYIVEKCPENKPRYLMGVGEPLDMLEAVESGIDMMDCVQPTRIGRHGTVFTKYGRLVIKNAMYSEDDRPLDEDCDCYVCRNFKRGYIRHLFKAEEILGQRLATYHNLYFLIKLMKNAREAILEDRFTEFKEEFIRNYNMGKEFDWIKPKKIVG from the coding sequence ATGACAAAAAAATTACCTGTAACTTACGAGTTACAAAAGAAGTCTGGTAAAGCTAGAGCAGGAAAAATAACTACTCCTCATGGCGAGATAGAAACACCAGTATTTATGCCAGTGGGAACACAAGCTACAGTAAAAGCAATGACACCAGAGGAGCTAGAAGCTATTGGTTCACAAATAATTTTAGGAAATACTTATCATTTGTATTTAAGACCAAGTGATGAATTAGTGGCAAAATTTGGTGGACTTCATAAGTTTATGAATTGGAAAAAACCTATACTTACAGATAGTGGAGGATTCCAAGTATTCAGTTTAGGTGCTCTAAGAAAGATAACAGAGGAGGGAGTAAGATTTAGTTCTCATTTAGATGGTTCAAAACATTTCTTAACTCCAGAAAAATCTATCAATATTCAAAATAATTTAGGTTCAGATATTGTTATGTTATTTGATGAGTGCCCGCCAGGATTATCAAGTAGAGAGTATATGATACCATCAATAGAAAGAACTACAAGATGGGCAAAAAGATGTATTGAGGCTCATAAAAGACCAGATGAACAAGGATTATTTGCCATTGTTCAAGGTGGAATATATGAAGATTTAAGAGATAAAAGCTTGAGAGAATTAAGTGAAATGGACGAACATTTCTCTGGTTATGCAATAGGGGGACTTGCTGTAGGAGAGCCAAGAGAAGATATGTATAGAATTTTAGATTACATAGTAGAAAAATGTCCAGAGAATAAGCCAAGATATCTAATGGGAGTAGGAGAGCCACTAGATATGTTAGAAGCAGTAGAGTCTGGAATAGATATGATGGATTGTGTACAACCAACAAGAATAGGAAGACATGGAACAGTATTTACAAAGTATGGTAGATTAGTAATAAAAAATGCTATGTATTCAGAAGATGATAGACCTCTTGATGAAGATTGTGATTGCTATGTTTGTAGAAATTTTAAAAGAGGATATATCAGACATCTATTTAAGGCAGAAGAGATACTAGGACAAAGACTTGCTACATATCATAACTTATATTTCTTAATTAAACTTATGAAAAATGCTAGAGAAGCTATTTTAGAAGATAGATTTACAGAGTTTAAAGAAGAGTTTATAAGAAATTATAATATGGGGAAAGAATTTGATTGGATAAAACCTAAAAAAATAGTAGGGTAA
- the aspS gene encoding aspartate--tRNA ligase, which produces MIYRTHNLGELRKENIGQTVTLSGWVDTTRDLGGLTFVDLRDREGKTQVVFDIDVAPKDVVEQAQKLRNEAVIRVVGTVRERHSKNMNIPTGEIEVFATELTILNNCDVLPFQITGTEDNLNENIRLKYRYLDIRRPKMLNNLRMRHKMIMAIRNYMDKEGFIDVDTPLLNKSTPEGARDFLVPCRINPGTFYALPQSPQLFKQLLMIAGVERYFQIAKCFRDEDLRADRQFEFTQLDVEMSFVEMDDVMNTIEGLAKNVFTAITGEVADYKFPRMPYAEAMARFGSDKPDVRFGVELKDLTEIVKNCGFKAFKDVADNGGIVKCITAPKAFEKFSRKVLGEYEEYAKRYFGAKGMAYIKIAEDGAITSPIAKFFSEEEMKAIIAKAEANPGDVILIIADKAKVVYGALGAMRLRIGKELDLINNDEFKFLWVVDFPMFTYDEEEGRYKAEHHPFTSIKGEDMEAFLGGQTESIRTNTYDMVLNGFEIGGGSIRIFNPEIQNKVFERLGLSYEEAREKFGFFVDAFKYGAPPHGGLAFGIDRWLMVMLKEVSIREVIPFPKTNKGQCLMSEAPNFVDKEQLDELNIAVTYKEEEKIEK; this is translated from the coding sequence ATGATTTACAGGACTCATAATCTTGGTGAATTAAGAAAAGAGAATATCGGACAGACAGTTACACTATCTGGTTGGGTAGATACAACTAGAGACTTAGGAGGATTAACTTTCGTCGACTTAAGAGATAGAGAGGGAAAAACTCAAGTAGTTTTTGATATAGATGTAGCTCCAAAGGATGTTGTAGAACAAGCTCAAAAATTAAGAAATGAAGCAGTTATAAGAGTAGTAGGAACTGTAAGAGAAAGACATAGCAAAAATATGAATATCCCAACTGGAGAGATAGAAGTATTTGCTACTGAACTAACTATCTTAAATAACTGTGATGTATTACCATTCCAAATAACTGGAACAGAGGATAATTTAAACGAAAATATCAGATTAAAATATAGATATTTAGATATCAGAAGACCTAAGATGTTAAATAATCTTAGAATGAGACATAAGATGATAATGGCTATTAGAAATTATATGGATAAAGAGGGATTTATCGATGTGGATACTCCATTATTAAATAAATCTACTCCAGAAGGAGCAAGAGACTTTTTAGTACCTTGTAGAATCAATCCAGGAACTTTTTATGCATTACCTCAATCTCCACAATTATTTAAACAACTTTTAATGATAGCTGGAGTAGAGAGATATTTCCAAATAGCTAAATGTTTTAGAGATGAGGATTTAAGAGCAGATAGACAATTTGAATTCACTCAATTAGACGTAGAGATGTCATTTGTTGAGATGGATGATGTAATGAATACAATAGAGGGATTAGCTAAGAATGTATTTACAGCAATAACAGGAGAAGTAGCTGATTATAAATTCCCAAGAATGCCTTATGCTGAAGCTATGGCAAGATTTGGTTCTGACAAACCAGATGTAAGATTTGGAGTGGAGCTAAAAGATTTAACAGAGATAGTTAAAAATTGCGGATTTAAAGCATTTAAAGATGTAGCTGACAATGGTGGAATTGTAAAATGTATAACAGCTCCAAAAGCTTTTGAAAAATTCTCAAGAAAAGTTCTTGGAGAGTATGAAGAGTATGCTAAGAGATATTTTGGTGCAAAGGGAATGGCATACATAAAAATAGCTGAAGATGGAGCTATAACTTCTCCAATAGCTAAATTTTTCTCAGAAGAGGAAATGAAAGCTATCATAGCTAAGGCTGAAGCAAATCCAGGAGATGTAATTTTAATAATAGCTGATAAAGCAAAAGTAGTATATGGAGCTTTAGGAGCTATGAGACTTAGAATAGGAAAAGAGTTAGATTTAATTAATAATGATGAGTTTAAATTCCTATGGGTAGTAGATTTCCCAATGTTTACTTATGATGAAGAAGAGGGAAGATACAAAGCTGAGCACCATCCATTCACTTCTATCAAAGGAGAAGATATGGAAGCTTTCTTAGGTGGACAAACTGAAAGTATTAGAACTAACACTTATGATATGGTATTAAATGGATTTGAAATAGGAGGAGGTTCTATAAGAATATTTAATCCTGAAATCCAAAACAAAGTGTTTGAAAGATTAGGATTATCTTATGAAGAAGCTAGAGAGAAGTTTGGATTCTTCGTAGATGCTTTCAAATATGGAGCACCACCTCATGGAGGACTTGCTTTTGGAATAGACAGATGGCTAATGGTAATGTTAAAAGAGGTTTCTATAAGAGAGGTTATTCCTTTTCCTAAAACAAATAAAGGGCAATGTTTAATGTCAGAAGCACCAAATTTTGTTGACAAAGAGCAATTAGATGAGCTAAATATTGCTGTAACTTATAAAGAAGAAGAAAAAATAGAAAAGTAA
- the argS gene encoding arginine--tRNA ligase, with translation MHIVDREIARIFEETVIKLYNDKELKKIEISVATNEKFGDFQTNFAMMNSKIIGNNPRMIAQKIMDNLVKNNVIEKLEIAGPGFINIFLKSEYLGELLKKSRKEKYDFSFLNRKGDVVIDFSSPNIAKRMHIGHLRSTIIGDSIARIYRYLGYHVVADNHIGDWGTQFGKLIIGYRRWLDREAYKVNAIEELERVYVEFTKQSEEHPELEEEARVELKKLQDGDKENFALWKEFIKVSLDEYAKLYGRLDVHFDTYYGESFYHDMMQGVVEELVEKKIAVEDDGAKVVFFPEEDNLFPCIVQKKDGAFLYSTSDIATVKFRKDNYNINKIIYLTDERQQDHFKQFFKITDMLGWNVPKHHIWFGIMRFADGVFSTRKGNVIRLEQLMDEGKKRAYDIVNEKNPDLSFEEKDNIAEIVGVGAIKYADLSQNRQSPIIFEWDKILSFEGNTAPYLQYSYARIQSILRKAESEGKGIDFTKTILIKTPQERALANHIAAFPMAVIKASETFKPNVIADYLFELAKKFNSFYNSCPILNQEDEILFSRGLLAKVAGDTIKDGLDLLGIRTLERM, from the coding sequence ATGCATATTGTGGATAGAGAGATAGCTAGAATTTTTGAGGAGACGGTTATTAAATTATACAATGATAAGGAGTTAAAAAAGATAGAAATATCGGTAGCTACAAATGAAAAATTTGGAGATTTTCAAACCAATTTTGCTATGATGAATTCTAAAATAATAGGGAATAATCCAAGAATGATAGCTCAAAAGATAATGGATAACTTAGTAAAAAATAATGTTATAGAGAAACTTGAGATAGCTGGGCCAGGATTTATTAATATATTTTTAAAGAGTGAATATTTAGGAGAGCTATTAAAAAAATCAAGAAAGGAAAAATATGATTTTTCATTTTTAAATAGAAAAGGAGATGTAGTTATAGATTTTTCTTCTCCAAATATAGCTAAAAGAATGCATATAGGTCATCTACGTTCAACAATAATAGGAGATTCTATAGCAAGAATTTATAGATATTTAGGTTATCATGTTGTAGCAGATAATCATATAGGGGACTGGGGAACTCAATTTGGAAAGCTTATTATAGGATATAGAAGATGGTTAGATAGAGAAGCTTATAAAGTCAATGCTATAGAGGAACTTGAAAGAGTATATGTGGAGTTTACAAAGCAATCTGAAGAGCATCCAGAACTTGAAGAAGAAGCTAGAGTTGAGCTTAAAAAGTTACAAGATGGAGATAAAGAAAATTTTGCTCTTTGGAAAGAGTTTATAAAAGTATCATTAGATGAGTATGCAAAGCTTTATGGAAGATTAGATGTACATTTTGATACTTATTATGGAGAGTCATTCTATCATGATATGATGCAAGGTGTAGTTGAAGAATTAGTAGAAAAGAAAATAGCAGTAGAAGATGATGGAGCTAAAGTAGTATTCTTCCCAGAGGAAGATAACCTATTCCCATGTATAGTACAAAAGAAAGATGGTGCTTTTCTATATTCTACATCTGATATAGCTACTGTAAAATTTAGAAAAGATAACTATAATATTAATAAAATAATATATTTAACAGATGAGAGACAACAAGACCACTTTAAACAATTCTTTAAAATAACAGATATGTTAGGATGGAATGTTCCTAAACATCATATCTGGTTTGGAATAATGAGATTTGCTGATGGAGTATTCTCTACAAGAAAAGGAAATGTAATTAGACTTGAGCAACTAATGGATGAGGGTAAAAAGAGAGCTTATGATATAGTAAATGAGAAAAACCCAGATTTATCATTTGAAGAAAAAGATAATATAGCTGAAATAGTTGGAGTAGGAGCTATAAAATATGCTGATCTATCTCAAAATAGACAAAGTCCAATAATATTTGAATGGGATAAAATTTTAAGTTTTGAAGGAAATACTGCTCCATATCTTCAATACTCTTATGCTAGAATTCAATCTATTTTAAGAAAGGCAGAATCAGAAGGTAAAGGAATAGATTTTACTAAAACTATATTAATAAAAACTCCTCAAGAGAGAGCTTTAGCTAATCATATAGCTGCTTTCCCTATGGCAGTAATAAAAGCTTCTGAAACATTTAAGCCAAATGTGATAGCTGATTACCTATTTGAATTAGCTAAGAAGTTTAATAGCTTCTACAATAGTTGTCCAATACTTAATCAGGAAGATGAGATTTTATTCTCAAGAGGATTACTTGCTAAAGTAGCTGGAGATACTATAAAAGATGGATTGGATTTACTTGGAATTAGAACATTAGAAAGAATGTAA
- the secG gene encoding preprotein translocase subunit SecG produces the protein METLFTVLLFIFAISLIILVLIQPDRSHGTSASMGLGASNTVFGISKDGGPLARATEIVATLFIISALLLYLVK, from the coding sequence ATGGAAACTTTGTTTACAGTTTTATTATTCATTTTTGCTATTTCATTAATAATATTAGTGTTGATACAACCAGATAGAAGTCACGGAACATCTGCAAGTATGGGTTTAGGAGCATCAAATACAGTATTTGGAATATCAAAAGATGGTGGTCCTTTAGCTAGAGCAACAGAGATTGTAGCGACATTATTTATTATTAGTGCACTTTTATTATACTTAGTAAAATAA
- the hisS gene encoding histidine--tRNA ligase — MKLIKAARGTKDIFGEDAVKYTYISKTAQEIFESYGYTFIKTPIFEETDLFKRGIGEGTDVVEKEMYTFKDRGDRSLTLRPENTASVVRSYLENAIYGKEDVTKYYYNGSMFRYERPQAGRQREFNQIGVEVLGESSPILDAEVIAMSYSLLEKLGITDLEVHINSVGTNASRTKYREMLLNFLEPMKEELCEDCRMRMEKNPLRVLDCKVDKCKELTKDAPSIIDSLNEEERAHYETVKKYLDIFGVKYVEDSRLVRGLDYYSSTVYEIVTNKLGAQGTVLGGGRYDNLLKQLGDKDIPAVGFAAGVERMMMLLEDYPKNNPDVYVAWLGENTQEFGLKIAKILRDNGIKTFVDFNSKGMKSHMKKADKLAVKYCIIVGEDEMNKDVVVLKDFSARTQEEMSLEKAIEIIKK; from the coding sequence ATGAAACTTATAAAAGCTGCTAGAGGAACAAAGGATATTTTTGGAGAAGATGCAGTAAAATATACATATATATCTAAGACAGCTCAAGAAATATTTGAAAGTTATGGATATACATTTATAAAAACTCCAATATTTGAAGAGACTGATTTATTCAAAAGAGGAATTGGAGAGGGAACAGATGTAGTAGAGAAAGAGATGTATACTTTTAAAGATAGAGGAGATAGAAGCTTAACTTTAAGACCTGAAAATACAGCTTCTGTTGTAAGATCGTATCTAGAGAATGCTATCTATGGAAAAGAAGATGTTACTAAATATTACTATAATGGTTCAATGTTTAGATATGAGAGACCTCAAGCAGGAAGACAAAGAGAGTTTAACCAAATAGGAGTAGAGGTTTTAGGAGAAAGCTCACCTATATTAGATGCTGAAGTTATTGCTATGAGTTACTCTCTATTAGAAAAATTAGGAATTACAGATTTAGAGGTACACATTAACTCTGTAGGAACTAATGCTTCTCGTACTAAGTATAGAGAGATGCTATTAAACTTCTTAGAGCCAATGAAAGAAGAACTTTGTGAAGATTGTAGAATGAGAATGGAGAAAAATCCTTTAAGAGTTCTAGATTGTAAAGTTGACAAGTGTAAAGAGCTTACTAAAGATGCTCCTAGTATAATAGATTCATTAAATGAAGAGGAAAGAGCTCATTATGAAACTGTAAAAAAATACTTAGATATTTTTGGAGTGAAATATGTAGAAGATTCAAGACTTGTAAGAGGACTTGACTACTATTCAAGTACTGTTTATGAGATAGTAACTAATAAATTAGGAGCTCAAGGAACTGTATTAGGTGGTGGAAGATATGATAATCTATTAAAGCAGTTAGGAGATAAGGATATACCAGCTGTAGGATTTGCTGCTGGAGTAGAGAGAATGATGATGCTTCTTGAAGATTATCCTAAAAATAATCCAGATGTATATGTAGCTTGGTTAGGAGAAAATACTCAAGAGTTTGGATTAAAAATAGCTAAAATTTTAAGAGATAATGGAATAAAAACTTTTGTTGATTTTAATTCTAAAGGAATGAAATCTCATATGAAAAAAGCTGACAAATTAGCAGTAAAATACTGTATAATTGTTGGAGAAGATGAGATGAATAAAGATGTTGTGGTGCTAAAAGATTTTAGTGCTAGAACTCAAGAAGAGATGAGCTTAGAAAAAGCTATTGAGATAATTAAAAAGTAA
- a CDS encoding RelA/SpoT family protein, which translates to MNYWEEILKEIEENNLKVDIEKIKLAFFFAEECHEGQYRKSGEDYIMHPVEVTKILIDMKMDTDTIVAGILHDIVEDTLITLADIKYNFGEAVATLVDGVTKLKTLPNGTKKQDENIRKMILAMAQNLRVIIIKLADRLHNMRTMKYMKPEKQISISQETLDIYAPLAHRLGIAKIKWELEDLALRYLKPKEYINIKSLIDSKKKEREEYIQEFIEKIVNLLHETGIKGSVKGRFKHFYSIYKKMYEKNKEFDDIYDLMGVRIIVDTEGECYNTLGVIHSHFRPVPGRFKDYIAVPKSNNYQSIHTTIVGPQGKFIEIQIRTEEMDKVAEEGIAAHWSYKEHSKVTKSDQVYGWLRNILELQKETETAQEFIDSVTKDIINETVFVFSPKGDITELPQGATPLDFAFSIHTQIGCKCVGAKVNGKIVTLDYKLQNGDRVEIITSKNSKGPNKDWLDIVVTHGAKSKIKKVLKDLVRDQTIKNGRENLERELGKLGITLKEMEDDPIIKKHMEKNNITSLDEFYYHVGERRSKIDIIIDKLRKKIEKERKIENINIEELMEKKKEKEKNSSSKNDYGIIIDGINNTLIRFARCCTPLPGDEIGGYVTKLTGITVHRRDCKNFQSMVAQDPTREIDVQWDSKVVEQKENKYKFTFNVLVYDKPNILMNIINLIANHKIHLITINSNEVNRNGERYMNFQITIEISNKNEYKYLLNNMLKMKEIISVDRT; encoded by the coding sequence ATGAATTATTGGGAAGAGATACTAAAAGAAATAGAGGAAAATAATCTAAAAGTTGATATTGAAAAAATAAAATTAGCTTTTTTCTTTGCTGAAGAGTGCCATGAAGGACAATATAGAAAATCTGGGGAAGATTATATTATGCATCCAGTAGAGGTTACAAAGATCTTAATAGATATGAAAATGGATACAGATACTATAGTCGCTGGAATACTTCATGATATAGTAGAAGATACTTTAATTACTTTAGCTGATATAAAATATAATTTTGGAGAAGCAGTAGCAACATTAGTTGACGGGGTAACTAAGTTAAAAACTCTTCCTAATGGTACTAAAAAGCAAGATGAAAATATAAGAAAAATGATTTTAGCTATGGCTCAAAATTTAAGAGTAATAATTATAAAACTTGCAGATAGACTTCATAATATGAGAACTATGAAGTATATGAAACCAGAAAAGCAAATATCCATCTCCCAAGAAACTTTAGATATTTATGCACCTCTTGCTCATAGATTAGGAATAGCTAAGATTAAGTGGGAATTAGAAGATTTAGCTTTACGTTACTTAAAACCAAAAGAATATATAAATATAAAATCTTTGATTGATTCTAAAAAGAAAGAAAGAGAAGAGTATATTCAAGAGTTTATTGAAAAGATAGTAAATTTATTACATGAAACTGGCATAAAAGGAAGTGTAAAAGGAAGATTTAAGCATTTTTACAGTATTTATAAAAAGATGTATGAAAAAAATAAAGAATTTGATGATATTTATGACTTAATGGGTGTAAGAATAATAGTTGATACAGAGGGAGAATGTTATAATACATTAGGAGTAATTCATAGTCATTTTAGACCTGTACCTGGAAGATTTAAAGATTATATTGCTGTACCAAAATCTAATAACTATCAATCTATTCATACTACTATAGTAGGCCCACAAGGGAAATTTATAGAGATACAGATAAGAACAGAAGAGATGGATAAGGTAGCTGAAGAAGGGATTGCTGCACACTGGAGTTATAAAGAGCACAGTAAAGTGACGAAGAGTGATCAGGTGTATGGATGGCTTAGAAATATTTTGGAACTACAAAAAGAAACAGAAACAGCTCAAGAGTTTATCGATAGTGTAACAAAAGATATAATAAATGAAACAGTGTTTGTATTTTCACCTAAAGGGGATATTACAGAGTTACCTCAAGGAGCTACACCTCTTGATTTTGCTTTCTCAATACATACTCAAATAGGATGTAAGTGTGTAGGTGCTAAGGTTAATGGAAAAATAGTGACACTTGATTATAAGTTACAAAATGGAGATAGAGTAGAAATTATAACTTCTAAAAATTCTAAGGGACCAAATAAAGATTGGTTAGACATTGTTGTTACTCATGGTGCAAAAAGTAAAATTAAGAAAGTTTTAAAAGATTTAGTAAGAGACCAAACTATAAAAAATGGTAGAGAAAATCTTGAAAGAGAGTTGGGAAAACTTGGAATAACTTTAAAAGAAATGGAAGATGACCCAATTATTAAAAAGCATATGGAAAAGAATAATATTACATCTTTAGATGAATTTTATTATCATGTTGGTGAAAGACGAAGTAAGATAGATATAATAATTGATAAACTTAGAAAAAAAATAGAAAAGGAAAGAAAAATTGAAAATATAAATATTGAAGAGTTAATGGAGAAGAAAAAAGAGAAAGAGAAAAATTCTTCAAGTAAAAATGACTATGGAATAATAATTGATGGAATAAATAACACCTTAATTAGATTTGCTAGATGTTGTACACCTTTACCAGGAGATGAAATTGGAGGATATGTAACTAAACTTACAGGAATAACTGTCCATAGAAGAGATTGTAAAAATTTTCAAAGTATGGTAGCTCAAGATCCTACTAGAGAGATAGATGTACAATGGGATAGCAAAGTAGTGGAACAAAAGGAAAATAAATATAAATTTACATTTAATGTACTTGTGTATGATAAACCAAATATACTTATGAATATCATAAATTTGATAGCAAATCATAAAATCCATTTAATTACAATAAATAGTAATGAGGTAAATAGAAATGGTGAAAGATATATGAATTTCCAAATTACAATAGAGATTTCAAATAAAAATGAATATAAATATCTATTGAATAATATGCTAAAAATGAAAGAGATAATATCAGTAGATAGGACTTAG